One region of Jatrophihabitans cynanchi genomic DNA includes:
- a CDS encoding TspO/MBR family protein — MGTHAAWHGYAGHGLAVAAAAAVGGAATATGWDDRLDTPAWQPPRAAFGPVWTGLYALVAGAGGAVWNAGRGRQRARFATAFGINLALNASWTWTFFRARRLPAAAAHAAVLTLSASDLIRRARRVSPAAAAALVPYAAWSGFATVLAAEIARRNRGAQHQPIAR; from the coding sequence ATGGGCACTCACGCGGCGTGGCACGGCTACGCGGGGCACGGCCTGGCCGTTGCGGCAGCCGCCGCCGTCGGGGGTGCCGCGACGGCAACGGGGTGGGACGACCGGCTGGACACGCCGGCATGGCAACCGCCCCGAGCGGCGTTCGGGCCGGTATGGACCGGGCTGTACGCGCTGGTCGCCGGCGCGGGCGGAGCCGTGTGGAACGCCGGCCGGGGACGCCAACGAGCCCGCTTCGCGACGGCGTTCGGGATCAATCTGGCGCTCAACGCCTCATGGACGTGGACCTTCTTTCGGGCGAGGCGCCTGCCGGCCGCCGCGGCGCATGCCGCTGTGCTGACGCTCTCCGCGTCCGACCTGATCAGGCGTGCGCGGCGGGTGTCGCCGGCAGCTGCAGCCGCGTTGGTCCCGTACGCGGCCTGGTCCGGGTTCGCCACCGTCCTCGCGGCGGAGATCGCACGCCGCAACCGCGGCGCGCAGCACCAGCCGATCGCCCGGTAG
- a CDS encoding NAD(P)H-binding protein has translation MRVLVAGASGFIGRRLCPALREAGVEVRAMTRAAPDRYHGAGTPVRADALDAASVRAALDGCVAAYYLVHSLASADYEEKDAAAARTFGRAAADAGVRQLVYLGGLGADEDDLSTHLRSRRRVEGLLGEAGVPVTTLRAGIIVGHGGISWEITRQLVEHLPAMITPRWVRTRTQPIAAADVVRYLVGVLDRAETIGRVFEIGGPDVLSYADMLRRVAAIEGRPILILPVPLLSPGLSSLWLALVTDVDVRTGRALVNSMINEAVAHDDGIRTLLPFDPMGYDAAVRVALGERAAGDAR, from the coding sequence ATGAGAGTGCTCGTGGCGGGAGCGTCCGGTTTCATCGGGCGCAGACTGTGCCCGGCGTTGCGCGAGGCAGGTGTCGAGGTGCGAGCGATGACGAGGGCGGCGCCGGACCGCTATCACGGCGCCGGCACGCCGGTGCGCGCAGACGCCCTCGACGCGGCGTCGGTACGTGCGGCGTTGGACGGCTGCGTCGCCGCCTACTACCTGGTGCATTCGCTGGCGAGCGCCGACTACGAGGAAAAGGACGCTGCCGCGGCGCGCACCTTCGGTCGTGCCGCGGCCGATGCCGGAGTGCGCCAGCTGGTCTATCTGGGCGGTCTCGGCGCCGACGAGGACGACCTGTCGACGCACCTGCGCAGCCGCCGCCGGGTCGAGGGGCTGCTCGGTGAGGCGGGTGTGCCGGTAACGACCCTGCGCGCCGGCATCATCGTCGGCCATGGCGGCATTTCTTGGGAGATCACCCGGCAGCTGGTCGAACACCTGCCGGCGATGATCACCCCGCGCTGGGTGCGGACCCGGACCCAGCCGATCGCCGCCGCGGACGTCGTCCGGTATCTCGTCGGCGTGCTGGACCGCGCCGAGACGATCGGGCGGGTGTTCGAGATCGGCGGCCCGGACGTGCTCAGCTACGCCGACATGCTGCGTCGGGTCGCGGCGATCGAGGGTCGGCCGATACTGATTCTGCCGGTGCCGCTGCTGTCGCCCGGGCTGTCATCGCTGTGGCTCGCGCTCGTGACCGACGTCGACGTGCGCACCGGCCGTGCGCTCGTGAACTCGATGATCAACGAGGCAGTGGCCCACGACGACGGAATCCGCACGCTGCTGCCGTTCGACCCGATGGGTTACGACGCCGCAGTACGCGTCGCGCTCGGTGAACGGGCCGCAGGTGATGCGCGGTGA
- a CDS encoding CPBP family intramembrane glutamic endopeptidase: MAGASVAGAGLLGASLAAEPDSPRFYLLTLGVAGTWLVGGLKSGPLHLGRVDTEEGGQCRPVTAPLATGVVAFGAFVAVALAIRRFRFLGFLDEALTSVLRYATRGSGPLVLATALANGVGEEVFFRGAVYNAIGRRRAVPVSTAVYVAASSATRNPALVLASAVMGTLFAVQRRIYGGIQAPILTHLTWSALMLRYLPKALRFLPETSREPAAGRRGR, encoded by the coding sequence GTGGCGGGCGCGTCCGTAGCCGGCGCCGGGCTGTTGGGGGCCTCGCTCGCGGCCGAACCCGACTCGCCGCGGTTCTACCTGCTCACGCTCGGTGTGGCAGGCACCTGGTTGGTCGGCGGGCTGAAGTCCGGTCCCCTGCACCTGGGGCGCGTCGACACCGAAGAGGGCGGTCAATGCCGGCCGGTGACAGCTCCGCTGGCCACCGGAGTCGTCGCCTTCGGCGCGTTCGTCGCCGTGGCGCTGGCGATTCGTCGCTTCCGGTTCCTCGGCTTCCTCGACGAGGCGCTCACCTCCGTGCTGCGGTACGCCACCCGCGGCTCGGGTCCGCTGGTGCTGGCGACCGCCTTGGCCAACGGGGTGGGCGAAGAGGTGTTCTTCCGTGGCGCCGTGTACAACGCGATCGGCCGGCGGCGCGCCGTGCCGGTATCGACGGCTGTCTACGTCGCGGCGTCGAGCGCCACCCGCAACCCCGCACTGGTGCTCGCCTCGGCGGTGATGGGCACGCTGTTCGCCGTTCAACGCCGCATCTACGGCGGGATCCAGGCACCGATCCTGACGCATCTGACCTGGTCCGCGTTGATGCTGCGCTACCTGCCGAAAGCCCTGCGCTTCCTGCCGGAAACCTCGCGCGAGCCGGCGGCGGGCAGGCGGGGCCGATGA
- a CDS encoding cryptochrome/photolyase family protein, which produces MTVGVVLFTRDLRVHDNPALWHAVREHEQVLPMFVLDDDIRTGGFNRPNRATFLADCLRDLDGSLRSRGARLVVRRGDVVAETARLAEQVSARAVHVAGDVSRYAQRRERHLAQALTCELVVHEDALFAVPPGRIRPSGGGAHMSVFSAYYRRWLVESRRAPLPAPRVVALPKGSPAGLLPSARSICPGPTAPRLPPGGESAGRSRLARWLRTDAGRYDEVHDDLAADATSRLSPYLHFGCLSPVDVLARSGTTAGFARQLAWRDFHAQVLAARSDASTRDLRPREDRWRSAPAEFIAWQQGRTGIPVVDAGMRQLAEEGWLHNRARLLVAHFLTKTLYLDWRLGAAHFADQLVDGDVANNSLNWQWVAGTGTDSRYNRIYNIDAQARRYDPDGAYVRRHVPELSEIPGAAVHEPWLLPTRRRAALDYPDPIVDVAEGNARFLRARGRR; this is translated from the coding sequence ATGACGGTCGGCGTGGTCCTGTTCACCCGCGACCTGCGGGTGCACGACAACCCGGCGCTGTGGCATGCGGTGCGTGAGCACGAGCAGGTGCTGCCGATGTTCGTGCTCGACGACGACATCCGCACCGGCGGATTCAACCGGCCGAACCGGGCGACGTTCCTGGCTGACTGCCTGCGCGACCTGGACGGGTCGCTTCGCTCCCGCGGGGCACGACTTGTGGTGCGCCGCGGCGACGTCGTCGCCGAGACGGCGCGGCTGGCCGAGCAGGTCAGCGCGCGGGCCGTTCACGTGGCCGGTGACGTCAGCCGGTATGCGCAGCGCCGCGAACGGCACCTCGCGCAGGCCCTGACCTGCGAACTCGTGGTGCACGAGGACGCCCTGTTCGCCGTGCCCCCCGGGCGCATCCGCCCCTCGGGGGGCGGCGCGCACATGAGCGTGTTCTCCGCGTACTACCGCCGCTGGCTGGTCGAGTCGCGTCGCGCACCGCTGCCGGCTCCTCGCGTCGTGGCGCTGCCGAAGGGGTCACCCGCCGGCCTGCTGCCGTCGGCGCGCAGCATCTGCCCCGGGCCGACCGCGCCGCGGTTGCCGCCGGGGGGCGAGTCCGCCGGCCGGTCCCGCCTGGCGCGCTGGCTGCGCACCGATGCCGGACGCTACGACGAGGTTCACGACGACCTCGCCGCCGACGCCACCAGCCGCCTCTCGCCGTACCTGCACTTCGGCTGCCTGTCCCCCGTCGACGTCCTCGCCCGCTCCGGCACGACGGCCGGCTTCGCGCGGCAGCTGGCCTGGCGCGACTTCCACGCCCAGGTCCTGGCCGCGCGAAGCGACGCGTCGACCCGCGACCTGCGCCCCCGCGAGGATCGCTGGCGCAGCGCGCCCGCCGAGTTCATCGCGTGGCAGCAGGGCCGCACCGGGATACCGGTCGTCGACGCCGGCATGAGGCAGCTCGCGGAAGAGGGGTGGCTGCACAACCGGGCCCGCCTGCTGGTCGCGCATTTCCTCACCAAGACGCTCTACCTCGACTGGCGCCTCGGCGCCGCCCACTTCGCCGACCAGCTTGTCGACGGCGACGTCGCGAACAACAGCCTGAACTGGCAGTGGGTGGCCGGCACCGGTACCGACTCGCGCTACAACCGGATCTACAACATCGATGCCCAAGCTCGCCGGTACGACCCGGACGGTGCATACGTGCGCCGTCACGTGCCCGAACTGAGCGAGATCCCGGGGGCCGCGGTCCATGAGCCGTGGCTGCTGCCCACCCGCCGGCGCGCAGCCCTGGACTACCCCGATCCGATCGTGGACGTCGCCGAGGGCAACGCGCGGTTCCTGCGCGCCCGCGGCAGACGGTGA
- a CDS encoding glycosyltransferase family 2 protein codes for MRVAVITAVSGRHRHLQVQRQALARSGHPVAAHVVVAMSDPGAVSESVAGPAPAVVAVHVPVRDEQLPLALARNAGAEAALEAGAELLVFLDVDCIPGRGTIGRYVQVARRGAPRLLCGPVAYLPPVPTAGYDLDRLPELARAHPARPVPAEDAILPADDSRLFWSLSFAVLPDVWRRVGGFCELYRGYGGEDTDFGQQAAAAGIGIDWIGGAWAYHQFHPISDPPLEHLDDIVRNAGVFHRRWGWWPMQGWLEAFEQRGLVHYDAASGWRRTRSAGP; via the coding sequence GTGCGCGTCGCGGTGATCACGGCGGTGTCCGGCCGGCACCGGCACCTGCAGGTGCAGCGGCAAGCACTCGCGCGGAGCGGGCACCCGGTCGCGGCGCACGTCGTGGTGGCCATGTCCGATCCCGGTGCTGTCAGCGAGAGCGTTGCCGGACCGGCACCGGCCGTCGTTGCGGTGCACGTCCCGGTCCGGGACGAGCAGCTGCCACTGGCGCTGGCTCGCAATGCCGGTGCCGAAGCCGCGCTCGAAGCGGGCGCCGAGCTGCTGGTCTTCCTCGACGTCGACTGCATCCCGGGCCGCGGCACGATCGGCCGCTACGTCCAGGTCGCGCGGCGCGGCGCGCCACGGCTGCTCTGCGGGCCGGTGGCCTACCTGCCCCCGGTACCCACAGCCGGTTACGACCTGGACCGTCTGCCGGAGCTCGCCCGGGCACATCCCGCCCGGCCGGTTCCGGCGGAGGACGCGATCCTTCCCGCTGACGACTCGCGGCTGTTCTGGTCGCTCTCGTTCGCCGTGCTACCGGACGTGTGGCGCCGGGTCGGCGGCTTCTGCGAGCTCTACCGCGGGTACGGCGGCGAGGACACCGACTTCGGGCAGCAGGCGGCCGCCGCGGGGATCGGCATCGACTGGATCGGCGGCGCATGGGCCTACCACCAGTTCCATCCGATCAGCGATCCGCCGCTCGAACACCTCGACGACATCGTGCGCAACGCCGGCGTCTTCCATCGGCGCTGGGGCTGGTGGCCGATGCAGGGCTGGCTCGAAGCGTTCGAGCAGCGTGGCCTGGTCCACTACGACGCCGCGTCCGGATGGCGCCGGACGCGATCCGCCGGGCCGTAA
- a CDS encoding glycosyltransferase, producing the protein MLPRERRIMIGYYVHHVGTGHLRHARCIAAASGQELTALSSLPRPDDWTGPWIQLDRDDSAERPVDPTGHGRLHWSPLHDRGLSARMRTIARWLDTAAPAVLVVDVSVEVSVFARLMGVPVVVMGLPGKRSDAAHQLGYSVAELILAPWPPGLAAMDRDLQPWAQRTAHVGGLSPFEGRSRHPHDRASSRRVVVLQGRGGTSVSESTVRSAADAAPGWSWQRLGPGAWCADPWPALSSANVVICHAGLGALADVAAAGCPAIVLPEPRPHGEQYATADALRTAGLATVLTSWPRPHEWSELLARAARTPASRWSSWCRSGAARAARLIDDVGSGAGREQEQCASR; encoded by the coding sequence GTGCTGCCGCGTGAGCGGCGGATCATGATCGGCTACTACGTCCACCACGTCGGCACCGGACACCTGCGCCATGCCCGCTGCATCGCCGCCGCCTCGGGCCAGGAGCTCACCGCGCTCTCGTCCCTGCCGCGTCCGGACGACTGGACCGGGCCCTGGATCCAGCTGGACCGGGACGACTCGGCGGAACGTCCCGTCGACCCCACCGGTCACGGTCGGCTGCACTGGTCCCCGCTGCACGACCGGGGTCTCTCGGCGCGCATGCGCACGATCGCCCGTTGGCTCGACACGGCCGCGCCCGCCGTACTGGTGGTCGACGTCTCTGTCGAGGTGAGCGTCTTCGCACGCCTCATGGGGGTACCCGTGGTCGTCATGGGCCTGCCGGGGAAGCGTTCGGACGCCGCACATCAACTCGGCTACTCCGTCGCCGAACTCATCCTCGCGCCGTGGCCACCCGGGCTGGCCGCGATGGACCGGGACCTGCAGCCCTGGGCCCAGCGGACAGCGCACGTCGGTGGCCTGTCCCCGTTCGAGGGGCGTTCGCGCCACCCGCACGACCGGGCGTCATCACGGCGGGTGGTCGTGCTGCAGGGTCGCGGCGGCACCTCCGTCAGCGAGTCGACGGTGCGGTCGGCAGCGGACGCGGCGCCGGGCTGGAGCTGGCAGCGGCTCGGCCCCGGCGCGTGGTGCGCGGATCCGTGGCCGGCGTTGTCGTCGGCGAACGTGGTGATCTGTCACGCCGGCCTCGGCGCGTTGGCCGACGTGGCGGCGGCCGGGTGCCCGGCCATCGTGCTGCCCGAACCGCGCCCGCACGGCGAGCAGTACGCCACGGCGGACGCCCTGCGCACCGCCGGCCTCGCGACGGTGCTCACGAGCTGGCCCCGCCCGCACGAGTGGTCCGAGCTGCTGGCCCGGGCGGCCCGGACCCCGGCGTCGCGATGGTCGAGCTGGTGCCGGTCCGGAGCAGCGCGGGCGGCGCGGCTGATCGACGACGTCGGATCCGGCGCGGGACGGGAGCAGGAGCAGTGCGCGTCGCGGTGA
- a CDS encoding glycosyltransferase, which yields MRIAIIGSARYAIREPFAGGLEAHTWTLTNALRRRGHEITIFAGPGCDPALGVRELNAKWPRISAAARADVSMTADVWLEEHHAYLSLMLELARSGDFDVVHNNSLHHLPVAMASALPVPLVTTLHTPPTPWLESAIQSGPCPVTFVAVSEFTARAWRHAVNARVITNGVDLERWSTGPGGERVIWFGRLVREKGPDLAIAAARLAGVGLDLVGPVPDRRFFDAEIAPLLGPEVRYLGAADHGTLAEQVGRAAVALVTPRWDEPYGLVAAEALACGTPVAGFARGGIPEVVGADCAALVDGEDVVALAAAIGRARQLPRHAARAHAQAHCAVGRMVDGYEALYTELAATGAAA from the coding sequence ATGCGTATCGCGATCATCGGATCGGCCAGGTACGCGATCAGGGAGCCGTTCGCGGGAGGCCTGGAAGCTCACACCTGGACGTTGACCAACGCGCTGCGCCGGCGTGGGCACGAGATCACCATCTTCGCCGGTCCCGGCTGCGATCCGGCACTCGGCGTGCGCGAGCTGAACGCGAAGTGGCCGCGGATCAGTGCCGCCGCCCGGGCTGACGTGTCGATGACCGCGGACGTGTGGCTCGAGGAGCACCACGCGTATCTCAGCCTCATGCTCGAACTCGCGCGCAGCGGCGACTTCGACGTCGTGCACAACAACAGCCTGCATCACCTGCCGGTGGCGATGGCTTCGGCTCTGCCGGTGCCACTGGTGACCACCTTGCACACCCCGCCGACACCGTGGCTCGAATCGGCGATCCAGTCGGGTCCGTGCCCGGTCACGTTCGTCGCGGTGAGCGAGTTCACCGCCCGCGCGTGGCGGCACGCAGTCAATGCCCGGGTGATCACGAACGGCGTGGACCTCGAGCGCTGGAGCACGGGGCCCGGCGGCGAACGGGTGATCTGGTTCGGCCGGCTGGTTCGCGAGAAGGGCCCTGACCTGGCGATCGCCGCCGCCCGCCTCGCCGGGGTCGGCCTCGACCTGGTCGGGCCGGTTCCCGACCGACGGTTCTTCGACGCCGAGATCGCGCCGCTGCTCGGACCGGAGGTCCGGTACCTGGGAGCCGCTGACCACGGCACGTTGGCGGAGCAGGTCGGGCGGGCGGCCGTCGCCCTGGTCACGCCCCGGTGGGACGAGCCGTACGGCCTGGTCGCGGCCGAGGCGCTCGCCTGTGGCACGCCGGTTGCCGGCTTCGCGCGAGGTGGCATCCCTGAAGTCGTCGGTGCCGACTGCGCGGCGTTGGTCGACGGCGAGGACGTCGTGGCGCTGGCCGCCGCGATCGGGCGCGCGCGGCAGCTGCCCCGCCACGCCGCGCGCGCACACGCGCAGGCGCACTGTGCCGTCGGCCGCATGGTCGACGGGTACGAGGCGCTGTACACCGAGCTGGCTGCCACCGGTGCTGCCGCGTGA
- a CDS encoding glycosyltransferase family protein has translation MRVASVPANHVYVQHLSDPSGSDRVHRLADPAPADAEPGQWWPPAMLRADWVRKHHHEFDVMHVQFGFDAQDPADLAALIGELDRCGKPLVYTAHDLRNPHHIDPGAHRQHLDILIPAAAEVITLTTGAADVIERRWGVRPLVLPHPHVAEFERMAQPRARHDGWTVGLHAKSLRASMDPLPVAAAVLDALRDLPGARLQVNIHHDVFDEDGRRHDHELSSWLRVAAADGRLDLVVHDCFSDDELWDYLQSLDVSVLPYRFGTHSGWLEACYDLGTTVIAPSCGYYAQQRKCLTYRHDERGLDADSLRAAVRLAYEQRPVWRADVAERKRERSAVAAAHRGIYEAVVR, from the coding sequence ATGCGGGTTGCATCGGTGCCGGCCAACCACGTCTATGTACAGCATCTCAGCGACCCGAGCGGGTCCGATCGCGTGCACCGCCTGGCCGATCCGGCTCCCGCGGATGCCGAGCCCGGTCAGTGGTGGCCGCCCGCGATGCTCCGAGCCGATTGGGTCCGCAAGCACCACCACGAGTTCGACGTCATGCACGTCCAGTTCGGCTTCGACGCGCAGGACCCCGCCGACCTGGCCGCGCTGATCGGCGAACTCGACCGCTGCGGCAAACCACTCGTGTACACCGCGCACGATCTGCGCAACCCGCATCACATCGACCCGGGCGCGCACCGCCAGCACCTGGACATTCTCATCCCTGCGGCTGCCGAGGTGATCACGCTGACGACGGGGGCCGCGGACGTGATCGAGCGTAGGTGGGGCGTGCGGCCCCTGGTGCTTCCCCACCCGCATGTCGCCGAGTTCGAGCGGATGGCGCAGCCGCGCGCACGTCACGACGGCTGGACGGTAGGCCTGCACGCGAAGAGCCTGCGGGCCAGCATGGACCCGCTTCCGGTGGCGGCGGCCGTGCTGGACGCGCTGCGTGACCTTCCCGGCGCCCGGTTGCAGGTGAACATCCATCACGACGTGTTCGACGAGGACGGTCGCCGCCACGATCACGAGCTGTCCAGCTGGCTTCGCGTCGCGGCGGCCGACGGGCGGTTGGACCTGGTCGTCCACGACTGCTTCAGCGACGACGAGCTCTGGGACTACCTCCAGTCGCTGGACGTGTCCGTGCTTCCCTATCGGTTCGGCACCCACTCGGGATGGCTCGAGGCCTGCTACGACCTGGGCACGACCGTCATCGCTCCGAGCTGCGGCTACTACGCCCAGCAGCGGAAGTGCCTGACCTACCGGCACGACGAACGCGGGCTCGACGCCGATTCGCTTCGCGCGGCAGTGCGACTCGCCTACGAGCAGCGTCCGGTGTGGCGTGCCGACGTCGCAGAGCGCAAGCGCGAGCGCTCCGCCGTGGCGGCAGCGCACCGCGGCATCTACGAAGCAGTGGTGCGGTGA
- a CDS encoding alpha/beta hydrolase, with protein sequence MQSLQFTAQNLTSQASPNGVLERDFTVGEVPGVLWSRPSGPHGAPLVLMGHGGGLHKKTPALAARAHHYVSAYGFTVVAIDAPGHGARPRTERDEQTRHDLRQAVAAGDNERFASISIGYGAWLADRAVPEWQATLDALQGLPEVGTDAPIGYGGGISLGTAIGIPLTAVEPRIRAAVFGGGFFVTESQLEAAKRITVPVQFLLPWDDEHVDRQSALALFDAFASTEKTLHANPGDHRTIQWFGLDEEFLSRQLAHTRTEPGSRRGSSGVG encoded by the coding sequence ATGCAATCCTTGCAGTTCACCGCGCAGAATCTCACTTCCCAGGCATCGCCGAACGGCGTTCTCGAACGCGACTTCACCGTGGGCGAGGTCCCCGGGGTGTTGTGGTCGCGCCCATCCGGCCCGCACGGCGCACCCCTCGTGCTGATGGGTCACGGCGGCGGCCTGCACAAGAAGACGCCCGCGCTCGCGGCCCGCGCCCACCACTACGTGAGCGCCTACGGGTTCACGGTCGTGGCCATCGACGCGCCCGGTCACGGCGCACGCCCGCGCACCGAGCGGGACGAGCAGACCCGGCACGATCTTCGGCAGGCGGTGGCGGCCGGCGACAACGAGCGATTCGCCTCGATCAGCATCGGCTACGGCGCCTGGCTCGCGGACCGCGCCGTGCCGGAATGGCAGGCGACGCTGGACGCGCTTCAGGGCCTGCCCGAGGTGGGCACCGACGCGCCGATCGGGTACGGCGGCGGCATCTCGCTGGGCACCGCGATCGGGATACCGCTGACGGCGGTCGAACCCAGGATCCGAGCTGCCGTCTTCGGTGGCGGGTTCTTCGTGACCGAAAGCCAGCTCGAGGCGGCGAAGCGGATCACCGTTCCCGTCCAGTTCCTTCTGCCGTGGGACGACGAGCACGTCGACCGGCAGTCCGCGCTCGCGCTGTTCGATGCCTTCGCCTCGACGGAGAAGACGCTGCATGCCAATCCGGGCGATCACCGCACCATCCAGTGGTTCGGCCTCGACGAGGAGTTCCTGTCCCGCCAGCTCGCACACACCCGGACCGAGCCGGGCTCACGCCGCGGGTCGTCCGGCGTAGGCTGA
- a CDS encoding DUF1203 domain-containing protein: protein MDTQTTTTLLVHAIDPARLAAVYDTGTDAHGNRLLRLAATGEGEPLRCCLRFAEPGEQIALISYAPFDHPSVWTEVGPVYIHAARCAGYTPNGRLPEQLSSGPRVLRTYRDDDSMNYEHNTVVTNDADLAPIIERLLAEPDVATVHVRSLAPQCFHYSVKAGSAYAGRPAA, encoded by the coding sequence ATGGACACCCAGACGACCACCACCTTGCTCGTGCACGCCATCGATCCCGCGCGGCTGGCCGCCGTCTACGACACCGGCACCGACGCTCACGGCAATCGCCTCCTTCGGCTCGCCGCCACCGGCGAGGGCGAGCCGCTGCGTTGTTGCCTGCGGTTCGCCGAGCCCGGTGAGCAGATCGCGCTGATCTCCTATGCACCGTTCGACCACCCGTCCGTGTGGACCGAGGTGGGCCCGGTCTACATCCACGCCGCGCGCTGCGCGGGCTATACGCCGAACGGCCGGTTACCCGAGCAACTGAGCTCCGGACCGCGGGTCCTGCGCACCTACCGGGACGACGACTCGATGAACTACGAGCACAACACGGTCGTCACCAACGACGCCGATCTCGCCCCGATCATCGAGCGGCTGCTCGCCGAGCCGGACGTCGCGACCGTGCACGTACGCAGCCTGGCTCCGCAGTGCTTCCACTACTCGGTCAAGGCCGGATCAGCCTACGCCGGACGACCCGCGGCGTGA
- a CDS encoding GmrSD restriction endonuclease domain-containing protein, translating to MKTILRFCHAHPKWASGLGAALALVVVIGAVGDNGRPPHPDAHVANSTGSPAPSRATTDRDSPASPGDGSADPLSSTAAVRSSAAPKPSAVRADGVTASSTATAVLDTLVIKGRAPKTDYSRGQFGAAWTDDNDDPGGHNGCRTRDDILARDLTDVVRADGCKVTSGVLVDPYTGRTITFRYGQGTSSAVQIDHVVALSDAWQKGAQYWDARRRVDLANDPLNLLAVDGPTNQGKGDGDAATWLPPNKAYRCAYVARQVAVKARYGLWMTRAERDAIARVLSACPGQRVPTEAGAPPTVRPHSSAEPAPSTYHSPAAPTTRAAVVQPSATSAKSYANCTALRQDYPHGVGRPGARDHTSGKPDTRFFVSAALYDANTKSDRDKDGIACEA from the coding sequence GTGAAAACGATCTTGCGGTTCTGTCACGCGCACCCGAAGTGGGCGAGCGGGCTCGGTGCTGCGCTCGCGCTGGTGGTCGTGATCGGCGCGGTCGGTGACAACGGCCGGCCGCCGCACCCGGACGCACACGTCGCGAACTCGACCGGTTCGCCGGCGCCGTCGCGCGCCACGACCGATCGCGACAGCCCTGCATCGCCCGGGGACGGCAGCGCGGACCCGCTCTCGAGCACCGCCGCGGTGCGCAGTTCGGCTGCCCCGAAGCCGAGCGCCGTTCGCGCGGACGGGGTGACCGCGTCCAGCACCGCGACGGCTGTACTGGACACGCTCGTCATCAAGGGGCGCGCGCCGAAGACGGACTACAGCCGCGGTCAGTTCGGCGCCGCGTGGACAGACGACAACGACGACCCCGGCGGCCACAACGGGTGCCGCACCCGAGACGACATCCTCGCCCGGGACCTGACCGACGTGGTGCGCGCCGATGGCTGCAAGGTCACCTCCGGCGTGCTCGTCGATCCGTACACCGGCAGGACGATCACGTTCCGGTACGGGCAGGGTACGTCCAGCGCGGTCCAGATCGATCATGTCGTCGCGCTGTCGGACGCCTGGCAGAAGGGTGCCCAGTACTGGGACGCGCGCAGGCGGGTCGACTTGGCCAATGATCCGCTGAACCTGCTAGCGGTCGACGGACCGACGAATCAGGGCAAGGGCGACGGCGACGCGGCGACCTGGCTGCCGCCGAACAAGGCCTACCGCTGCGCGTACGTCGCACGACAGGTCGCGGTCAAGGCCCGCTACGGGTTGTGGATGACCCGGGCTGAGCGCGACGCGATCGCGCGCGTGCTGTCCGCCTGCCCCGGGCAGCGGGTGCCGACCGAAGCCGGCGCGCCGCCGACGGTCCGGCCGCACAGCAGCGCTGAGCCGGCACCGAGCACGTACCACTCGCCGGCTGCGCCCACGACGAGGGCAGCGGTGGTGCAACCGTCGGCCACCAGCGCGAAGTCCTACGCGAACTGCACCGCGCTACGTCAGGACTACCCGCACGGGGTCGGACGACCCGGCGCCCGCGATCACACCAGCGGCAAGCCCGACACCCGGTTCTTCGTGTCGGCGGCACTGTACGACGCCAACACCAAGAGCGACCGCGACAAGGACGGCATCGCCTGCGAGGCCTGA